A window from Methylococcus mesophilus encodes these proteins:
- a CDS encoding NADP-dependent methylenetetrahydromethanopterin/methylenetetrahydrofolate dehydrogenase: MEKPYILHMFTPEKNLSPFDANMALDAGWLSLVPYTNLEPGEITAMVQDAIFSRSLSGVKRTAIFIGGRDVGTAMSMLRTAQTSMVPPFEISAFADPSGAFTTAAAMVAMAEGELRKHHQTGLEGKSVLALGGTGPVGQIAAVLAARAGAKVKIIGRQLEKAQKVAELCNAEFGEGQTSIEGDADANKGELLKTADVVFATAAAGIQVLSAELLAASPQLKVAADVNAVPPSGIAGLGPHHKGTPIEGSPSGAIGIGALAIGNVKYQAQHRLLLRMRNTDKPVYLAFNEAFEIAREVVRGG; the protein is encoded by the coding sequence GTGGAAAAGCCTTATATCCTGCACATGTTCACGCCGGAAAAGAATCTGAGCCCGTTCGATGCGAACATGGCGCTCGATGCCGGCTGGTTGTCCCTGGTGCCCTATACGAACCTGGAGCCGGGGGAGATCACCGCCATGGTGCAGGACGCGATCTTCTCGCGCAGCCTCTCCGGCGTGAAGCGCACCGCGATCTTCATCGGCGGACGCGACGTCGGCACCGCCATGAGCATGCTGCGCACCGCCCAGACATCGATGGTGCCGCCGTTCGAGATTTCCGCTTTCGCCGATCCGAGCGGCGCCTTCACGACTGCCGCGGCGATGGTCGCGATGGCCGAGGGCGAGCTGCGGAAGCATCACCAGACCGGCCTCGAAGGCAAGTCTGTGCTGGCACTTGGCGGGACGGGCCCGGTCGGCCAGATCGCCGCCGTGCTGGCGGCCCGCGCCGGCGCCAAGGTCAAGATCATCGGACGCCAGCTCGAAAAGGCCCAGAAAGTGGCCGAGCTCTGCAACGCGGAATTCGGTGAAGGCCAGACCTCCATCGAGGGCGACGCCGATGCCAACAAGGGCGAACTGCTGAAGACCGCCGATGTGGTATTCGCTACCGCCGCCGCCGGCATCCAGGTGCTGAGCGCTGAGCTGCTGGCGGCATCGCCCCAGCTCAAGGTGGCCGCCGACGTCAACGCCGTGCCGCCGTCCGGCATCGCCGGATTGGGGCCCCATCACAAGGGCACGCCGATCGAAGGTTCGCCGAGCGGGGCCATCGGCATCGGTGCGCTGGCCATCGGCAACGTCAAATACCAGGCCCAGCACCGGCTGCTGCTGCGGATGCGCAACACCGACAAGCCGGTCTATCTGGCATTCAACGAGGCTTTCGAGATTGCCCGCGAAGTCGTCCGCGGCGGCTAA